ACATATGAACAGGCCATGCATGGGGAATTAGTGGTTCTCCCAAGTAAAACAGATTCTTACCAGACTTGGACAACCAGGTTATTGGAATACTCCGCTTCCGGCGAGTTTCTTAAGGAGATTCCATACTGGAAAGAATTTGAGCGCAAAGTATCGTCTGTTCCCCTGCCTAAAGACAAAACAGCTTCAGAACATAAAGAGAAGGACAAGCGTTCTATCCAGCTGGAACTAACCGGGGAACAAACGCAGCAATTGCTTAAGGATGTTCACCGGGCCTATCATACGGAAATCAATGACATTCTTCTGACCGCATTAGGCCTGACTATTCATGGTTGGACCGGGCAAAAACAGGTTTTATTGAATCTGGAATCTCATGGCCGCCACGATATTCTCAAAGGAGTTAATATTTCCAGAACAGTCGGATGGTTCACCTCCCAATGTCCCGTAATATTGGACATGTCTTATGCGGATGATGTATCTCATGAAATAAAGGTAGTCAAAGAGAATATTCGGAAAATTCCGAATCAGGGAATCGGATACGAAATGCTACAGTATTTGACTCCCGCTGAGATGCGTTCCGGCCTTTCTTTTTCACCGGAGCCGGAGATTTGCTTTAATTATCTTGGCCAATTGGACAAGGGAATGAATTCGGAAAGATTCGCCCAATCCCCATATAGTAACGGAGCATCGTTAGGGCCTGACGGCGAAGGGAATATTGGGGAGGAAAATGAGCTGTATTTTCCGCTCTTTTTGACCAGTTATATTCAACACGGCCGGTTTCAACTCGTAATTTCATACAGCGGAAAGCAATATCATCAGAGCACAATGGCTCATGTAGCTAACCTGTATAAGCAGCAATTGCTAAATGTAATGGATCATTGTCTGAAAAAAGAAAAAGCAGAACGGACACCCAACGACTTCACCTGTTCAAATCTGGAACTGAAAGAACTTGATCAGGTCTATGCGCTGCTGGAACAATCTTTAAACCAATAAAAATCTAAAAAGGTGGGAGACATGATGACCTTTCAAAAAGAACATGTTCAAGATATATACCCCCTTTCCCCTATGCAGGAAGGGATGCTGTTTCATTCACTTGAAGATACAAAATCGGGCGCTTACTTTGTTCAGGTCGTAACTTCCGTTTACGGGGAATTGGAGCCCGAATTGCTGATGAAAAGTTTTAAAAGACTTGTTCAGCGCCATGATGTGCTCAGAACCACTTTTTTATATGACAACTTGAAAGAACCGCTTCAAATTGTATTAAGTGAAAGACCTCTTGACATGTGTATGAAAAGACTGGATGGTTCAAGCAATGAGATAAAGAATGAATGGATCAGCCAATTTCTGAAACAGGACAGGGAGAAGGGATTTGATATAACAATGGATTCCCTTATCCGGCTGGCCCTGCTGGAGACCGGCGGGGGCGAATGGACCATTGTGCTTAGTTTTCATCACATCCTGATGGACGGCTGGTGTTCGGATCTCATATTCAACGAGTTATTCCGTATTTATGACTCATTAAAGCAGGGTGCGGCAGTTGAATGGTCCCCTGCTCAGCCGAACAGCCAGTATATCAAATGGCTGGAAAAGCAGGATAAAGAAGCAGCGGCCCGTTACTGGAAGACATACTTGAATGGTTATGAGCCTATGGCCCGATTGCCGCAGAGAAAGAAGGATGCCTCTTTGCCCTATAAACCTATGGAGTACCGATTTTCAGTGGACAGAGAGGTAACGGAACAGTTGCAACGGATTGCCCAACAAAATCAGGTTACCTTAAACGTACTTTTTCAAACGATTTGGGGCATCCTTGTACAGAAATATAATGATCAGCATAGTGTCGTGTTTGGTTCCGTTATAAATGGCAGACCAGCTGCCATACCTGGAGTGGAACAAATGATCGGCTTGTTTATTAACACACTGCCTGTCCGGGTACAGACCGGAGAAAACCAATCTTTTCAATCTCTCCTGCATCAAATGCACGAACAGATGATACAATCTCATGAATTTGGTTTTTTCCCTTTGTCCCAGATTCAAAAAGAATCTGCCGGAGGCCTATCCTTATTTGATCATATTATCGTATTTGATCATAATCCTGTTGAGAAGCGGTGGGAACGTACCCTGTCCGGACTTGGCTTGCAGGTTACGGAACAAAGGGTGATTGAGCAGACCAACTATGATTTTAATGTAGTAGTATTACCGGAAAGCGAAATGCAGGTCCAATTTCAATATAATGCACATGTATACGACCGGGTGAGTGTAGAACAAACAGGAAAGCACCTCATTCATCTTATGCATCAAATAGCACAAAATCCGGATAGGCTGATTGAGGATCTAAGCTTAATTACCGAGGAAGAGCAGAAGCAAATTCTGGAGGTATTTAACAACACGAAAGCCGATTATCCAAGAGATAAGACCATTCATGAGTTGTTTGAAGAACAGACGGAGTGTGTACCAGATCAAACAGCGATCGTCTATGAAGGACAACAAATGACATATCGAGAGCTGAATGAGAGGGCGAACCAGCTGGCGAGAACACTTCAGGCCAAAGGTGTGAAAGCTGATCAGCCGGTTGGGATAATGGTAGATCGTTCTCTTGAGATGATCGTGGGCCTACTCGGTATCCTCAAAGCAGGCGGAGCATATGTGCCCATTGATCCTGAATACCCGAAAAATCGTATTGAGTATATGGCAGCGGATTCAGGAACAAAGTTGTTACTGACCCAAAGTCATTTGCAGGATCGTGTAACATTTGCCGGAACTGTAGTGAATCTTAATGAGGAAAGCAGTTACCACGAAGAACGCTCAAATCTGGAACATATCGTACAGCCCAATCATTTGGCCTACGTCATCTATACCTCGGGAACTACGGGGAAGCCAAAAGGGGTTATGGTCGAACATCGAAGTGTGGTTCGTTTAGTTAAAAATACGAATTACGTTGAATTAAATAGAAATACACGTATGTTGCAAACGGGGACTATTGCATTTGATGCGTCTATATTTGAAATTTGGGGCGCCATATTAAATAGTGGTCAGTTGTATCTGACAAAACATGAACACATCATGAATGTGTCTATATTAAAGAGACTGATTCAGCAACATAGCATTAATACAATGTGGTTGACATCACCATTATTTAATCAACTTTCCCAGCAAGACAGTCACTTGTTTAAAAATGTAAACACGTTAATTATAGGTGGAGAAACGCTATCTTTATCCCCTATTAATCAAGTGCGTCGTGATAATCCTACGTTAAAAATGGTGAATGGGTATGGTCCTATTGAAAATACAACATTTTCTACTACTCATCTGATTGATGGCGAACAGACCCATGCCGTACCTATAGGCCGCCCAATTCGAAACTCAACAGCTTACGTAGTGGATCAGTCATTACATTTACAACCAGTAGGAGTATGGGGAGAATTAATTGTAGGTGGAGATGGCGTGGCTCGTGGATATTTGAATGAACCAAAGCTAACGGCCGAAAAATTTGTACAATGTCCGTTTATTGACAATGAGCGATGTTTTCGTACAGGAGATATAGTTCGCTGGACAGATAATGGGTCCTTGGAGTTTAAAGGTCGATTTGATAATCGAATGAAGATACGGGTATACCACATTGAAACCGGAGAAATTGAGACAGCTTTATTGAATATAGAAGCTGTACAGGAAGCCATTGTTTTGGCACAAGAGAATGAGAATAGAGATAAAGCCTTATGTGCGTATTACGTAGCAAATCAGTCTTTTGAAGTAAGTGAGATGAAAGAGAAATTATCAGGGCAGTTGCCAAGCTATATGATTCCATCCTATTTTGTGCAGTTGGAATGTATGCCGCTAACGCCAAATGGGAAAATAGACCGGAAAGCACTGCCGCTGCCAGACGGGAAGTTGCAGACCGGGGTAGAGTATGTGGAACCTCGTACACCAATTCAAAAAAAAATAGCTGAAATTTGGCAGGACATTTTGGGGATTGAGAAGATTGGAATATCTGATAACTATTATCAGATTGGAGGAGATTCCGTTAAAGCTATTCAGATTTGTGCGCGGCTCCGGAAACATTAATGGAATATAAGTGTCAGAAAATTATTAAATAACCCTACGATTAAAGAATTAGAAAGGTGTATTCACTTATTGAATCCTGATAAGGAAAACGAGCTGGAAGATCCAAATTATTCAGGGATCTCTCTCAATGATCTTTCGGAATTAGAAGCAGAGATTAAAGATACTCTAAATCCGTAATACGTACAAAAATCATAAAAAATTGGTATTGGAGAGTGAACATATCATGATCACCAAACCTTTGAACTGGCAGCATAAAAATGAGTCCTTCTCCCATGTAGATGCAGTGATACCTTCTGGACATTCTACAGACCCGCAAATTCCAAAGTCAGATCAGGCGTTAATCGAAGCCTACAATCAGACAGATGAAGAGATTGCGTATTCGACATTGCATGACTTGTTTTACAAACAAGTGAGGCGAGTTCCAGATGGAATCGCGGTTATCTGCAGGGATACCTGTATAACCTACCGTGAACTGAACAAGCGATCCAACCAGATGGCCTATTACTTGAAAGAACAAGGCGTCAGCAGGAATGATCATATCGGAGTGCGAGCAGAGCGCAAAATTGGGACTATTGTTAACATTTTGGGAGTTCTAAAAGCGGGGGCAGCCTATGTACCGATTGATCCGGAATATCCGGAAGACCGGGTCAGCTATATGGTAAGTAACAGCAATTGCAAAATGGTTATAGACCCGGACTGTTACGAAACTCGACAACTCGCAAGCTATCCTGAAGAGAATCTGCGGGGTGATCAGTATCCAAAAGATACGGCCTACGTAATATATACTTCAGGCAGTACAGGTAGGCCGAAGGGGGTTGTGATTCCCCATGGAGCAGCTGCAAATACCATTCAGGATATCAATAGTAAGTTTGCAGTTGACGAAAAAGACAGAATTATTGGATTGTCCTCGATGTGCTTCGATCTATCAGTTTATGATATTTTTGGTGCCCTTGGAGCCGGGGCAACTTTGGTGATGATAAATAATCACCGGGATATTACGGAGATTCGTAAGATTGTGGAAGAGAATGGGATTACCGTTTGGAACTCGGTGCCGTCGACTTTGGATTTGATGATGGATCATATTCTTGAAGATAAACACGTATATGGTGGGTCTTCTTACAAGCAGACAAATGGGGAAAATTTTGCATCTAAGAACAGTACTTTACGGCTCGTATTGCTGAGTGGGGATCGTATACCACTAAATCTGCCAGATAAAGTAAACTGTTATTTCAGCAATGCGAAAGTAATTAGTTTAGGTGGTGCAACGGAAGCGTCTATTTGGTCTATTTATTATCCAATATATGAAAAGGGGATTAACCCCGATTTGGCAACTATCCCTTATGGTATGCCGTTGGCTAATCAGAAGTTTTACGTGCTAAATGATGAACTTAAACATTGTCCCGTCGGTGTAAAAGGAGAATTGTATATTGGCGGTATCGGTCTTGCCAAGGAATATCTCAATGATACCGCAAAGACTGAGGAGTCATTTATCATACATTCAGAGTATGGAAGGCTTTACCGCACGGGGGACTATGGAATTTTCCATCGCGAAGGATACATTGAGTTCATGGGCCGAAAAGATCAGCAAGTAAAGATTAATGGGTATCGCGTGGAACTTGGGGAAATTGAGAAGCAATTGCTTTGTCTGGACGGTATCCAGGAAGCAGTTGTTCTAGATATAACGGATAGCGAAAATATAAAGTTTCTTTGTGCCTATCTGATGTCAGATCAGCCAATAAACACGGAAAATCTCATAAACGAACTTGCAAAGGTTTTGCCAAAATATATGATTCCAGCTTATTTTGTACAATTGGATTATTTACCATTGACGCTTAATGGAAAACTAAACCGTAAGGGACTGCCTCTACCTCATGAAATTATGTAGCGTGATCGAACCCAGTCATCAATATCTGGATAGTTTTCCCTCCCCACTCAAGAGGCTCTGCGACTTCTATTTAAAATTAAGGAAACAACCATTATAGTATGGTGATTCTAGCCTTGGTTTACTTCCAGACATACCGGTTTTCAAAGTCTTCCGCCAAGTTGAGAATCACCTTACGGCTATGTCGGATCAGGCGGAGGTTCTTCCAGGATGTCGCTTTGTAGATGAGCGTAATCCCTTTGATGACCCAATCTTCATCGATTATCAGTTGTATTTTGCAGCGAAAATTGGTCTTGATTTTGTGAGGGCTATGGTAGACTCTACCTAAAAGTTGTACCTTTCTTTGTGTGATGTTGTTCTTGCTAACACCATTCCACCAAAGTTTTTGAGCCCTTTTTAATTTCTTAAAGGCGATACTTTCGAAATTCGGGATAAACAATCTGTTTTTATTGGAGAGTGAATACCTAATGAGCGTGATAAAAAAAGTATATCCGTTAACACCCATGCAAGAAGGCATGCTGTACCATTCGTTAATGGAGAAAGATAAAAGTATGTATTTTGTCCAGATGTCCTTTAAGGCTGAAGGTATGTTTCAGTTCCCTTTACTAGAAAAGAGCCTGGGGAAAATCATACAAAGACATGATGTATTTCGTACGATTTTTAATTACGCCAAGGTGAAGCAGCCTGTTCAAGTTGTTTTGAAAGAGAGAAACAATGACACTTATTATAGGGATATTTCTTGTTACAGCAAAGAAGAGCAAACGGTGATGGTGAAAACGTTTAAACAGCGGGATAAAAACAAAGGTTTTGACTTGACCAAGGATGCTTTAATTCGTTTAGCTGTATTTCAGTTAGGTGAAAATAAATACGAGTTTATTTTCAGTTTTCATCATATCATCATAGATGGTTGGTGTTTAGGTACCGTTGTGAAAGAATTTTTTGCTATTTATCAAAGTCTGGAAAGAAACCGTCCAGTGGAATTGGAGGAGGTTCCCCCGTTCAGCAGATATATCCATTGGTTGGAAACTAAAGATAAAGAACAAGCGCGATCCTATTGGAAAACATATATTGAAGGATTTAGCGAGCAGACCCGTTTGCCTTGGACCAGGCAATCTGAGAGGAAAGGATATATCTTAGATAAAGTGCAGTTCACCATTTCCAAAGCCGACACGGAAAGATTAACACATATTGCGAAGATCAACAGAGTTACCTTAAGCACGCTGATTCACGCCATTTGGGGTATTGTACTTCAAAGATATAACCATTCCGATGACGTGCTATTCGGCACAGTAGTTTCAGGCAGGAATGTAGATCTTGTTGGAATTGACGAGATGATCGGACTGTTTATCAATACAAATCCGGTACGTGTAACCTTTAGGCAAGGGATGAAGTTTGATGAATTGGTTAAGAAGTTGCACCATTGTATGCTGGAGTCAGAGGAGCACAGTTACTATCCACTAGCAGCCATACAGGCGGATTCGCAATTGAGCGGGGAGCTTATTCATCATATCATTGCATTTGAGAACGTTCCTTTAGAAATTAATTTGCTAGGGGAAGAAGATCTCTTTAATATAAAAATTTATGATTTCGAGATTTCGGATCAAACCAACTTTGATTTCAATTTGGTTGTCATTCCATCAGATGAACTCTCGGTGTCCATGAAGTTTAATTGTCTGGTCTACAAGAGAAATGAGATTGAGACCATTGCCGGTCATATTCAGCAATTGGTACGAGCCGTTATTGACAACCCCTCAGCTGAGATTGATCTGCTGGAGCTCATCACTCCGGATGAGAAAAATAAATTATTGTACGAATTTAATAGGACAGTTGGAAGCCCTTCCAGAAGTGTTCAGACACAAACTTTAAAGGGATTTAATACGAAAACCGGTTATCCAAAAGATAAGACGATTCATGAGTTGTTTGAAGAACAGGCAGAGTGTGTACCAGATCAAGCAGCGATCGTATATGAAGGACAACAAATGACCTATCAAGAGCTGAATGAGCGAGCCAATCAGCTGGCGAGAACACTGCAGGGCAAAGGTGTAGAGGCCGATCAACCGGTAGGGATTATGGTAGAGCGTTCTCTTGAGATGATCGTGGGCATACTAGGTATCCTCAAAGCAGGCGGAGCGTATGTGCCAATTGATCCTAAATATCCGAAAAATCGTATTGAGTATATGGTAGCGGACTCAGGAACAAAGTTATTACTGACCCAAAGTCATTTGCAGGATCGTGTAACATTTGCCGGAACTGTAGTGAATCTTAATGAGGAAAGCAGTTACCACGAAGAACGCTCAAATCTGGAACATATCGTACAGCCCAATCATTTGGCCTACGTCATCTATACCTCGGGAACTACGGGGAAGCCAAAAGGGGTTATGGTCGAACATCATTCAGTAATCAATACCTTAATGCAATTAGAAAAAAAATATCCGTTAGAGAAAAATGATTCCATTTTATTAAAAACCAACTATACCTTTGATGTATCGGTAACAGAATTGTTTGGATGGTTCTTTGGAGAAGGCAAGTTAATTATAGCTAAATCAGGTCTAGAGAAGGAACCCGAAGCATTATTTAACATGATACAAGAAAAAAAAATTACTCATATTAATTTTGTACCGTCCATGCTTCAAGTAATACTAAATGAGATAACACAAACAGATATAGAAAAGCTTCAATCTTTAAAATATGTATTTTCAGCTGGAGAAGCGTTATCAGGTAAGACGATTAAGCAATTTTATAGCTATACACTACCAGCTGTATTGGAAAACCTGTATGGACCTACAGAGTCCACCATATATGCAACCCAGTATACAACGAATGAAGAAATGAAAGGACTCCTAAATACGCCGATTGGTAAACCAATAAGAAATGTACAAGCTTTTATTGTAAAAGATATCGATCAATTACAACCAATAGGAGTGGCTGGAGAGTTATGCATCAGTGGAGTTGGTCTGGCCCGGGGATACTTAAATCGTCCTGATTTAACCGCAGAAAAATTTGTGGACAATCCGTTTGTTCCAGGGGAGAAGATGTATCGGACAGGGGATTTGGCCAGATGGCTGCCGGACGGAAATATAGAATACTTGGGCCGGATAGACCATCAAGTGAAGATACGCGGATACCGTATTGAAACCGGGGAAATTGAAGCCGCTTTACTCCGTATAGAAGCTGTGCAGGAAGTCATAGTTCTGGCATATGAGAATGTGAATGGAGATAAAGCCTTATGTGCGTATTACGTAGCGGGTAAATCTCTAAATGGAAGTGAGATGAGAGAACAATTATCAGGGCAGTTGCCAAGCTATATGATTCCATCCTATTTTGTACAACTAAAGCAGATGCCGTTGACGCCAAACGGAAAAATAGACCGGAAGGCATTGCCGCTGCCAGACGGGAAGCTGCAGACCGGGGCAGAGTATGTGGAACCCCGTACACCGATTGAGGAAGTATTCGTAAAAGTATGGAAATCGGTATTGGGTGCTGAGCGAGTGAGCATTTTAGATAATTTCTATGATTTGGGCGGAGATTCGATTAAATCTATCCAAGTCTCATCCAGGCTGCTGCAGGAAGGTTATAAAGTGGAAATGAAACATTTGCTAAAATACCCGACCATTGCTCAGCTCAGTATGTATGTGGAGCCCGCCAACAAGGCCGCAGAACAAAAAGAAATAATAGGAACAGCACCGTTAACGCCCATTCAATCGTGGTTCTTTGAACAAAAGTTTGTCGATCATTATTTCAACCAGGCGATGATGCTATATCAAGCAGAACGTTTGGACGTTACCATTTTGCGGCAAGTGATCCGGCAAATTGTTCAGCATCATGACGCTTTGCGTACAGTATTTATGATAAAAGAAGGCCAATATGAAGCGCGGATTCGCGGAATAGAGGAAGGAACGTTATTCACACTGGATGTGTTTGATTTGCAAGGAGAACGGGACTTCGCAAGGATCATCGAAGCTAAGGCCAATACAATTCAAAGCAGTATGCAAATTAGCGAAGGCCCGTTAGTAAAACTGGGATTGTTCCAATGTCCGGACGGCGACCACTTATTAATCGTAATTCATCACTTGGTTGTGGATATGGTGTCATGGCGGATTATATTTGAGGACTTCAAAACCGGATATGAGCAAGTGAAAAATGGAAAAAAAATTCAGCTTCCGCCGAAAACGGATTCCTTCAAATTGTGGTCGGAGCGACTGTCCAAATATGCGAACAGTGCTGAAATGGAAAAAGAAAGGGCTTATTGGAACTCAACCGAACAAACCGTACAAGGGCTGTTGCCAAAAGATAAGGAAACGCAACATACGCTCAATAAAAACAGTGAAGTCGTGACGGTTGAATGGACGGAGCAAGAAACAGAGCAATTGCTAAAACAAACCAATCAAGCGTATAACACGGAAATTAACGATTTGTTATTAACAGCGCTGGGTATGGCCATTCATAAATGGACAGGGATGCAGGAAATCGTAATAAATCTGGAAGGGCACGGACGAGAAGCGATTATGCCTGAACTGGATATTACCCGAACAGTAGGATGGTTTACAAGCCAATATCCCGTAGTTCTTCAGATGAAGAAAGGACAGGATGTGTCTGAACGGATTAAAACGGTAAAAGAAGGACTGCGCAGTATTCCGGGAAAAGGAATAGGTTACGGCATTTTACGCTATTGCTGCAAATCCCAGGGCGAGATGTTATA
This Paenibacillus larvae subsp. larvae DNA region includes the following protein-coding sequences:
- a CDS encoding condensation domain-containing protein yields the protein MKKDKLGNPFLSAYYVAEKEIPGHLLRSYMENELPHYMVPYHFYCIENMPLTVNGKVDREKLLLPEYNQETSSKYTAPRNELELLLAEVWKDVLEVEEVGIDDNFYLLGGDSIKAIQMASKLYEHQLRLDMKDLMMNPTISTLAPVVAFIEQECDQGIVQGEVPLSPFQHWFFKKQFTAMHHWNQSVLLYNPEGYNQDILQTVLMKLIEHHDALRMVYTLDDSFPTQINRGIEGNLLGFSTFDVSGQTDAGQFIHHEIKRLQSRMDLSQGPLVQAGLFRTAEGDHLFLAIHHLVMDGVSFRILLEDLSKTYEQAMHGELVVLPSKTDSYQTWTTRLLEYSASGEFLKEIPYWKEFERKVSSVPLPKDKTASEHKEKDKRSIQLELTGEQTQQLLKDVHRAYHTEINDILLTALGLTIHGWTGQKQVLLNLESHGRHDILKGVNISRTVGWFTSQCPVILDMSYADDVSHEIKVVKENIRKIPNQGIGYEMLQYLTPAEMRSGLSFSPEPEICFNYLGQLDKGMNSERFAQSPYSNGASLGPDGEGNIGEENELYFPLFLTSYIQHGRFQLVISYSGKQYHQSTMAHVANLYKQQLLNVMDHCLKKEKAERTPNDFTCSNLELKELDQVYALLEQSLNQ
- a CDS encoding non-ribosomal peptide synthetase, producing the protein MMTFQKEHVQDIYPLSPMQEGMLFHSLEDTKSGAYFVQVVTSVYGELEPELLMKSFKRLVQRHDVLRTTFLYDNLKEPLQIVLSERPLDMCMKRLDGSSNEIKNEWISQFLKQDREKGFDITMDSLIRLALLETGGGEWTIVLSFHHILMDGWCSDLIFNELFRIYDSLKQGAAVEWSPAQPNSQYIKWLEKQDKEAAARYWKTYLNGYEPMARLPQRKKDASLPYKPMEYRFSVDREVTEQLQRIAQQNQVTLNVLFQTIWGILVQKYNDQHSVVFGSVINGRPAAIPGVEQMIGLFINTLPVRVQTGENQSFQSLLHQMHEQMIQSHEFGFFPLSQIQKESAGGLSLFDHIIVFDHNPVEKRWERTLSGLGLQVTEQRVIEQTNYDFNVVVLPESEMQVQFQYNAHVYDRVSVEQTGKHLIHLMHQIAQNPDRLIEDLSLITEEEQKQILEVFNNTKADYPRDKTIHELFEEQTECVPDQTAIVYEGQQMTYRELNERANQLARTLQAKGVKADQPVGIMVDRSLEMIVGLLGILKAGGAYVPIDPEYPKNRIEYMAADSGTKLLLTQSHLQDRVTFAGTVVNLNEESSYHEERSNLEHIVQPNHLAYVIYTSGTTGKPKGVMVEHRSVVRLVKNTNYVELNRNTRMLQTGTIAFDASIFEIWGAILNSGQLYLTKHEHIMNVSILKRLIQQHSINTMWLTSPLFNQLSQQDSHLFKNVNTLIIGGETLSLSPINQVRRDNPTLKMVNGYGPIENTTFSTTHLIDGEQTHAVPIGRPIRNSTAYVVDQSLHLQPVGVWGELIVGGDGVARGYLNEPKLTAEKFVQCPFIDNERCFRTGDIVRWTDNGSLEFKGRFDNRMKIRVYHIETGEIETALLNIEAVQEAIVLAQENENRDKALCAYYVANQSFEVSEMKEKLSGQLPSYMIPSYFVQLECMPLTPNGKIDRKALPLPDGKLQTGVEYVEPRTPIQKKIAEIWQDILGIEKIGISDNYYQIGGDSVKAIQICARLRKH
- a CDS encoding AMP-binding enzyme; the encoded protein is MELGEIEKQLLCLDGIQEAVVLDITDSENIKFLCAYLMSDQPINTENLINELAKVLPKYMIPAYFVQLDYLPLTLNGKLNRKGLPLPHEIM
- a CDS encoding non-ribosomal peptide synthetase, whose translation is MSVIKKVYPLTPMQEGMLYHSLMEKDKSMYFVQMSFKAEGMFQFPLLEKSLGKIIQRHDVFRTIFNYAKVKQPVQVVLKERNNDTYYRDISCYSKEEQTVMVKTFKQRDKNKGFDLTKDALIRLAVFQLGENKYEFIFSFHHIIIDGWCLGTVVKEFFAIYQSLERNRPVELEEVPPFSRYIHWLETKDKEQARSYWKTYIEGFSEQTRLPWTRQSERKGYILDKVQFTISKADTERLTHIAKINRVTLSTLIHAIWGIVLQRYNHSDDVLFGTVVSGRNVDLVGIDEMIGLFINTNPVRVTFRQGMKFDELVKKLHHCMLESEEHSYYPLAAIQADSQLSGELIHHIIAFENVPLEINLLGEEDLFNIKIYDFEISDQTNFDFNLVVIPSDELSVSMKFNCLVYKRNEIETIAGHIQQLVRAVIDNPSAEIDLLELITPDEKNKLLYEFNRTVGSPSRSVQTQTLKGFNTKTGYPKDKTIHELFEEQAECVPDQAAIVYEGQQMTYQELNERANQLARTLQGKGVEADQPVGIMVERSLEMIVGILGILKAGGAYVPIDPKYPKNRIEYMVADSGTKLLLTQSHLQDRVTFAGTVVNLNEESSYHEERSNLEHIVQPNHLAYVIYTSGTTGKPKGVMVEHHSVINTLMQLEKKYPLEKNDSILLKTNYTFDVSVTELFGWFFGEGKLIIAKSGLEKEPEALFNMIQEKKITHINFVPSMLQVILNEITQTDIEKLQSLKYVFSAGEALSGKTIKQFYSYTLPAVLENLYGPTESTIYATQYTTNEEMKGLLNTPIGKPIRNVQAFIVKDIDQLQPIGVAGELCISGVGLARGYLNRPDLTAEKFVDNPFVPGEKMYRTGDLARWLPDGNIEYLGRIDHQVKIRGYRIETGEIEAALLRIEAVQEVIVLAYENVNGDKALCAYYVAGKSLNGSEMREQLSGQLPSYMIPSYFVQLKQMPLTPNGKIDRKALPLPDGKLQTGAEYVEPRTPIEEVFVKVWKSVLGAERVSILDNFYDLGGDSIKSIQVSSRLLQEGYKVEMKHLLKYPTIAQLSMYVEPANKAAEQKEIIGTAPLTPIQSWFFEQKFVDHYFNQAMMLYQAERLDVTILRQVIRQIVQHHDALRTVFMIKEGQYEARIRGIEEGTLFTLDVFDLQGERDFARIIEAKANTIQSSMQISEGPLVKLGLFQCPDGDHLLIVIHHLVVDMVSWRIIFEDFKTGYEQVKNGKKIQLPPKTDSFKLWSERLSKYANSAEMEKERAYWNSTEQTVQGLLPKDKETQHTLNKNSEVVTVEWTEQETEQLLKQTNQAYNTEINDLLLTALGMAIHKWTGMQEIVINLEGHGREAIMPELDITRTVGWFTSQYPVVLQMKKGQDVSERIKTVKEGLRSIPGKGIGYGILRYCCKSQGEMLYTMKPEISFNYLGQLDQDLEGNALQMSPYSSRLTMSGDTVRLYVLNMNGMVQNGKLFFTIDYSKEQYRSDTIQQIGEWVKESLQEVIRHCTSKEKTEVTPSDLTLKGICMEELANVMEETKHIGDIEDIYELTPMQKGMLFHTLADANSGAYFEQMTFDAVGKLHVEAFIRSLETLMQKHPVLRTNIYQGWKDKPLQIVFKHKPCEWYYKDLRKMNPEEQDAYIRSCMGKDKARGFNLAEDALLRVTVLQTEEETHRIVWSFHHILMDGWCLPIIIKEWLEQYDVLLGKKQAKHVMVTPYSRYMEWLAEQDEEEASKYWNEYLANYTEQTVIPYSKSKQKSEGYSAESVICGFGQALTHQLQQIANRNQVTMNTVIQTMWGILLQKYNNSEDVLFGSVVSGRPADITGIESMIGLFINTIPVRVRSRKGMTCTQLMQSMQESALVSSKYDTYRCMKYRCKRNKNKT